ATTTGGTCATTTCCGCAGCGACCGAACTTTGCATCTGTTGTGCCTTGGCCTTGAGATCGTCAAAAAAACCCATGCTTCACCTCGAATTGTGTCAATGCGGTCAATCCTTGCTGCCAGCACTCCACTGGAAGCCCCATCCGTATTGGCGATCCATGTCGCTTTGTCCACGGAAATACTCGGCAAGTTTTGTGACTTTGATTCCCCCCTGGACATTTTCCAAAACGGCAATGGCGCACATGGCCCGGTCGTTGCGGCCATCGGTCAGACGGACTTCAAGGGGGGGTTCGTTCTGGACATGGACGGTCACCACACCATCGGTGGCATTCCAGTTCGGGGCTCCTTCGTAGATGAAGGCATACACAAGAACCCTTTTAATTCTACTCCATTTATTCCCATTGATCAACAGATTCTCGCCATCGCTGTTCTCCCCGGTGCGATCATCCCCGGAAAGTTGCATGAAAGGTTCCTCTTCCAGGGTGCCAAAGCGGTTGCCCAGGGCCTGGATGACAGTCTTGAAGCCGTTGGTCAACTCGACAAAGCATCCCAGGTCCAGATCGATTCCCTTTGTCGCCCGGCCAAAAAAGCCACGCGATATCGTATTGGCTTTTGACCAGTTCAGGTTGATCCGGATCTGACCGTAACCGGTTTCCTTTTTTTCCAGACTGACGCTTTCCCCTTTTTTTTCCAAGGTCACCTTGCTCAGGTTGACTTTGGCGGGCGATTGCGCCGGGGGTACCACAGGTGGAGGGGTTGGCGACCGTGTCGGCGAAGGTGCCACCGGAGGCGTGGCTGACGACTCATCGACATCCACGCCATACGATCTGGCCAGCGGGGCCAGACCGCCGGCATACCCTTGAGCCACGGCCCGCATTTTCCACTGGCCCTGGCGTCGATAGATTTCGATCAAGGTCATGGCCACTTCGCGGGCACCCTGGATCGGGAAAGCAAACTCAAGCTGCTCTGCACCCGTGAGGGCATCCACAAGCCTGGCCTGCAATTGTTGCAATTGACCCAGGGACTGACCGCGCTGTTCGCCGGCGTCCACGGTGACCGTGAAGGCGACCTTGTGAATATCCTGGCCCAGTCGCGCCAGATCCACGGCAAACACGGTGGTCTGGTTGTCGGGACCGGCCGTTGTTTCCAAGATCACGGCCCCATCCGGGGATTGTTTTTGATTGTAAAACACCATGTCGGCATCGGAGCTAACCTTCCCCGATTCTGCCAGCAGAAAAGCGCTGACATCCAGTTCCATCCCCGGTGGCAGGGATGGTTGCCAACCAATCCTGACTTGCAGGCGTGTGGCTTGAATGGGTGCATTGCCCCCTTGCGTCAAGGTCATACCCATGTTCCAAACCTCAATATTTTCCTGGAGTAACTGTGGGCAAAGTGCGCAGCAGGGTCATGACCGTCAAGGATCGACACGACACAACCCTGCTCAGAGGCTGTCCATGAACTCTCGGATAAAAAAATTGGAAAGAAAGATTATATTGGGGCTTAAGCTCCAAACCCCGCCAGGAGGAAGGGCACAGCCCTTCCTCCTGGACCTCCATCCCAGTTATTCACTCGTTTTTTTTGAATGAACACGTTGCTAGACAGCCCCTCAGGATTTCATGCAAGGCAGATCCGGGAACAGGCACGCTTGTGGCTGTTACAAGCACTTGACCACGGCAGGCAAAAGATCCTGAAAAGTCCGGCCTGATGCCTGTTCGCCGATGGCGGTCATCTGCCAACCCTTGCCGTCGCGGGACAATTTGGCCATGATCTGCGCCGTATGGCTGCCGCTGCCGGTCAGTGAATATTTGGCCAGTTCATTGTTGGTTTGGTGATCCACCAGGCGGCAGGAGGCATTTTCGATTTCATCGAAGGTTTGCCCGGAAAAGCTGTTCACCACA
This genomic interval from Magnetococcales bacterium contains the following:
- a CDS encoding TerD family protein, whose product is MTLTQGGNAPIQATRLQVRIGWQPSLPPGMELDVSAFLLAESGKVSSDADMVFYNQKQSPDGAVILETTAGPDNQTTVFAVDLARLGQDIHKVAFTVTVDAGEQRGQSLGQLQQLQARLVDALTGAEQLEFAFPIQGAREVAMTLIEIYRRQGQWKMRAVAQGYAGGLAPLARSYGVDVDESSATPPVAPSPTRSPTPPPVVPPAQSPAKVNLSKVTLEKKGESVSLEKKETGYGQIRINLNWSKANTISRGFFGRATKGIDLDLGCFVELTNGFKTVIQALGNRFGTLEEEPFMQLSGDDRTGENSDGENLLINGNKWSRIKRVLVYAFIYEGAPNWNATDGVVTVHVQNEPPLEVRLTDGRNDRAMCAIAVLENVQGGIKVTKLAEYFRGQSDMDRQYGWGFQWSAGSKD